One genomic region from Clostridium saccharobutylicum DSM 13864 encodes:
- a CDS encoding replication-associated recombination protein A: MRPLADSMRPTKLEDFVGQQHILSKGKPLYNLINSKNICNCIFYGPPGTGKTTLANIMANYVDKKFYKLNATTASVKDIQDITNNMDNLISYTGVVLYIDELQHFNKKQQQALLEFIEDGRITLIASTTENPYFVIHKAIISRCNIFQFKPLEASDIVVGLEKSIRKLIDKGIEVEYSDEALKYISDISQGDYRKAYNILELGINSQVKLVRQISKEYIESLGQSNMRSDSSGDEFYNLLSALQKSIRGSDANAAVHYLARLIKGGNLTGIIRRMCVIAAEDIGLSSPSALSVVNSGVELALKVGLPEARIILSEIVIYLSTLPKSNSAYLAINSAMNDLENINFGDVPMHLKDAHYSGAAKLGVGGYKYPHDYKNHYVEQEYLPKELKDRVYYEEQHNKYEESIRKYWTEIKK; encoded by the coding sequence ATGAGACCGTTGGCAGACTCAATGAGACCAACTAAATTAGAAGATTTTGTTGGGCAACAACATATACTAAGCAAAGGAAAGCCATTATACAATTTGATAAATAGCAAGAATATATGTAACTGTATATTTTATGGACCACCTGGCACTGGAAAAACAACTTTAGCCAATATAATGGCTAATTATGTTGATAAAAAGTTTTATAAGTTAAATGCTACTACTGCATCAGTAAAAGATATTCAAGACATAACTAATAATATGGATAATTTGATTAGTTATACTGGAGTGGTTTTATACATAGATGAGCTTCAACATTTTAATAAAAAACAACAACAAGCACTACTTGAGTTTATTGAGGATGGAAGAATAACTTTAATTGCAAGTACAACTGAAAACCCATATTTTGTTATACATAAAGCTATAATAAGTAGGTGTAATATATTTCAATTTAAGCCGCTCGAAGCGTCTGATATTGTAGTTGGTCTTGAAAAATCCATAAGAAAATTAATAGATAAAGGAATTGAAGTTGAGTATTCAGATGAAGCACTTAAATATATTTCAGATATTTCACAAGGGGATTATAGAAAAGCGTATAATATTTTAGAATTGGGAATAAATTCTCAGGTCAAATTAGTTAGGCAGATTTCAAAAGAATATATAGAAAGTTTGGGTCAGTCTAATATGAGAAGTGATAGTAGCGGAGATGAATTTTATAATTTATTAAGTGCACTTCAAAAAAGTATTAGAGGTAGTGATGCAAATGCAGCAGTTCATTATTTGGCTAGATTAATTAAAGGTGGAAATTTAACGGGTATAATTAGACGAATGTGTGTAATTGCAGCAGAAGATATAGGGCTTTCTTCACCAAGTGCATTATCGGTTGTTAATTCAGGAGTGGAATTAGCGTTAAAGGTGGGATTACCTGAGGCGAGAATAATATTATCAGAAATAGTTATATATTTATCAACTCTTCCTAAATCAAATAGTGCTTATTTAGCAATTAATTCTGCTATGAATGATTTAGAAAACATTAATTTTGGAGACGTACCTATGCATTTGAAGGATGCACATTATTCAGGAGCAGCGAAGCTTGGAGTTGGAGGATACAAGTATCCGCATGATTATAAAAATCATTATGTAGAACAGGAATACTTACCAAAAGAATTAAAAGACAGAGTTTATTATGAGGAACAACATAATAAATATGAAGAAAGTATAAGGAAATATTGGACAGAAATAAAAAAATAA
- a CDS encoding RrF2 family transcriptional regulator: MKLSTKGRYGVRAMVDLASNYGDAPVSIKTISKRENLSEYYLEQLFSPLRRANIIRSIRGAQGGYVLCKPPSEITVGDIMTILEGPIEIADCIDGVECESSDCCATKAVWEKIKNSIDGVMNSITLQDILDDYEEIKKNNIGIKIADRSE, from the coding sequence ATGAAACTTTCAACAAAAGGAAGATATGGAGTTAGGGCTATGGTTGATTTAGCATCTAATTATGGTGATGCCCCTGTTTCAATAAAAACAATATCAAAGAGAGAAAATCTTTCTGAGTACTATTTAGAACAACTATTTAGCCCTCTTAGACGTGCAAATATTATAAGAAGTATAAGAGGGGCTCAAGGTGGATATGTTTTATGTAAGCCACCATCGGAAATAACGGTTGGCGATATTATGACTATTTTAGAAGGGCCAATTGAAATAGCAGACTGCATTGATGGCGTTGAGTGTGAGAGCTCAGATTGCTGTGCAACAAAAGCAGTGTGGGAAAAGATTAAAAATAGCATAGATGGTGTCATGAATTCAATAACATTGCAAGACATACTAGATGACTATGAAGAAATTAAGAAAAATAATATTGGTATCAAGATTGCGGATAGGAGTGAATAA
- the nifS gene encoding cysteine desulfurase NifS translates to MKNVYMDYSATTYVKPEVLEEMLPYFTQKFGNPSSFYGISRETKKAIDKAREQVAKALNCLPDEVYFTGGGSEADNWAIKGIASAHKNKGNHIITTKVEHHAVLHTCQYLEKNGFDVTYLDVDEEGFINLDDLRNAITDKTILVSIMFANNEIGTIQPIKEIGEICKEKKVFFHTDAVQAVGNIPVDVKEMNIDMLSLAGHKIYGPKGIGVLYIKKGIKIDNLIHGGAQERNRRAGTENIASIVGIGRAIELAHNNLEEHMKKLTALRDKLMDGLLKIPYTRLNGPRGDKRLPGNVNVCFRFIEGESILLSLDFKGVCASSGSACTSGSLDPSHVLLAIGLPHEIAHGSLRLTMGEGSSEEDVDYVLDVVPPIIERLRNMSPLWDDFIKKGEN, encoded by the coding sequence ATGAAAAATGTATATATGGACTATTCGGCTACAACTTATGTTAAGCCTGAAGTGCTAGAAGAAATGTTACCTTACTTCACTCAAAAGTTTGGAAACCCATCTTCATTTTATGGAATATCAAGAGAAACAAAAAAAGCTATAGATAAAGCTAGAGAGCAAGTTGCAAAAGCATTAAATTGTTTACCAGATGAAGTTTATTTCACAGGTGGTGGTTCGGAAGCAGATAACTGGGCTATCAAGGGAATTGCTTCTGCTCACAAAAATAAAGGAAATCATATAATAACAACAAAAGTAGAACATCATGCAGTTCTTCATACTTGCCAATACTTAGAGAAGAATGGATTCGATGTCACTTATCTAGATGTTGATGAAGAAGGATTCATAAATTTAGATGATTTAAGAAATGCTATAACTGATAAAACAATATTAGTGTCTATTATGTTTGCTAATAATGAAATAGGAACAATCCAACCAATAAAAGAAATCGGTGAGATTTGTAAGGAAAAGAAAGTATTTTTCCATACAGATGCGGTGCAAGCGGTTGGAAATATACCAGTGGATGTTAAAGAAATGAATATAGATATGCTATCTTTAGCAGGGCATAAGATTTATGGACCTAAGGGAATAGGTGTATTATATATTAAAAAAGGAATTAAAATTGATAATTTAATTCATGGTGGAGCTCAAGAAAGAAATAGAAGAGCTGGAACAGAAAATATAGCATCTATTGTAGGTATTGGTAGAGCAATAGAACTTGCTCATAATAATTTAGAAGAACATATGAAAAAATTAACTGCTTTAAGAGATAAGTTGATGGATGGTCTTTTAAAGATTCCATATACTAGATTAAATGGACCAAGAGGAGATAAAAGATTACCAGGTAATGTGAATGTATGCTTTAGATTTATTGAAGGAGAATCTATTCTTCTATCACTAGATTTTAAGGGGGTATGTGCATCAAGTGGTAGTGCTTGTACATCAGGATCGTTAGACCCATCTCATGTATTACTTGCTATAGGACTTCCGCATGAAATTGCTCATGGATCATTAAGACTTACAATGGGTGAAGGATCAAGTGAAGAAGATGTAGATTACGTGCTTGACGTTGTACCACCAATTATTGAAAGATTAAGAAATATGTCACCATTATGGGATGACTTCATTAAGAAAGGGGAAAATTAA
- the nifU gene encoding Fe-S cluster assembly scaffold protein NifU, which yields MIYSEKVMEHFQNPRNVGEIPDANGVGEVGNAKCGDIMKIYLKVEDNIIKDVKFKTFGCGSAIASSSMATELIKGKTLDEAWELTNKAVAEALDGLPPVKMHCSVLAEEAIHKAINDYRVNNGLEAKPMEEHGDDLHDMVHGE from the coding sequence ATGATATATAGTGAAAAAGTAATGGAACATTTCCAAAATCCAAGAAATGTTGGAGAAATACCAGATGCAAATGGTGTGGGTGAAGTAGGAAATGCTAAGTGTGGAGATATAATGAAAATATACTTAAAGGTTGAAGATAACATCATTAAAGATGTTAAATTTAAGACTTTTGGTTGTGGATCAGCTATTGCATCATCATCAATGGCAACTGAATTAATTAAAGGAAAAACTTTAGATGAAGCATGGGAATTAACTAATAAAGCTGTAGCAGAAGCATTAGATGGGCTTCCACCAGTAAAAATGCATTGTTCAGTGCTTGCAGAAGAAGCTATTCATAAAGCTATAAATGATTATAGAGTGAACAATGGTTTAGAAGCAAAGCCAATGGAAGAACATGGCGATGACTTACATGATATGGTACATGGAGAATAA
- the mnmA gene encoding tRNA 2-thiouridine(34) synthase MnmA gives MKKKVLVGMSGGVDSSVAAYLLKEQGYEVIGATMQIWQEDKEFEEREGGCCSLSAVEDARRVCDKLDIPFYVLNFRDYFKEKVIDYFVQEYIDGKTPNPCIECNKHLKFDELLRRARGIGADYVATGHYAKIEKRDGRYLLIRSDDDRKDQTYALYNFTQDQLAHTLMPCGDYEKTKIREIAKEIGLAVHNKKDSEEICFISDNNHGKYISESKPDRVRMGNFVDRNGNILGKHKGIVYYTIGQRKGLGLALGRPVFVTGINAKTNEVIIGSEDEVFKTDLIATDVNFIPFDKLEKEMKVEAKIRYSAKPAKAVLYPLENGRVKVSFEEKQRAITKGQSVVFYDGEIVVGGGIIESIL, from the coding sequence ATGAAGAAAAAAGTTTTAGTAGGTATGAGTGGGGGAGTAGATAGTTCTGTTGCAGCATACTTATTGAAAGAGCAAGGATATGAAGTTATCGGAGCGACAATGCAGATTTGGCAAGAAGACAAGGAATTCGAAGAACGTGAAGGGGGATGCTGTTCCCTTTCAGCTGTCGAAGATGCAAGAAGAGTATGTGATAAATTAGATATACCTTTTTATGTTTTAAATTTTAGGGATTATTTTAAAGAAAAAGTTATTGATTATTTTGTTCAAGAATATATAGATGGAAAAACGCCTAACCCTTGTATTGAGTGTAATAAACATCTAAAATTTGATGAACTTTTAAGAAGAGCTAGAGGAATAGGTGCAGATTATGTTGCTACAGGTCATTATGCTAAAATTGAGAAGCGTGATGGTAGATATCTTTTGATTAGATCTGATGACGATCGTAAAGATCAAACATATGCTTTATATAATTTTACACAAGATCAATTAGCACATACATTAATGCCTTGTGGTGATTATGAAAAAACTAAAATAAGAGAAATAGCCAAAGAAATTGGTTTAGCTGTTCATAATAAAAAAGATAGTGAAGAAATATGTTTTATATCTGATAATAATCATGGAAAGTATATTTCGGAATCAAAACCTGATAGAGTTAGAATGGGAAATTTTGTTGATAGAAATGGAAATATACTTGGAAAACATAAAGGAATTGTATATTATACTATAGGACAAAGAAAAGGACTTGGTCTTGCGCTTGGCAGGCCGGTTTTTGTAACTGGAATAAATGCAAAAACTAATGAAGTTATAATAGGATCAGAAGATGAAGTATTCAAAACCGATTTAATAGCAACCGATGTTAACTTTATACCTTTTGATAAATTAGAAAAAGAAATGAAAGTTGAAGCTAAGATTAGATATTCTGCTAAGCCTGCAAAGGCTGTCCTTTATCCATTAGAGAATGGAAGAGTTAAAGTTTCTTTTGAAGAAAAGCAAAGAGCAATAACTAAAGGTCAATCCGTTGTGTTTTATGATGGAGAGATTGTAGTTGGTGGTGGAATAATCGAAAGTATACTTTAA
- a CDS encoding PRC-barrel domain-containing protein: protein MFKTRDFYLKKVYNVDGKKIGTIEDLYIDFYLGKILGFKISNHVLFSKKDYVAMEDVIDIGEDVIINDIKKDNGLEFKEIKDMEVIDTLGSVKGVLEDLIIDKQDYSIKGIVISSGLIDKMIKGKEIILLNRCILGEKYILYTGNEGVLFKSMPHNIESYHGSKKA, encoded by the coding sequence ATGTTTAAAACTAGAGATTTCTATTTAAAAAAAGTTTATAATGTTGATGGTAAAAAAATCGGAACAATAGAAGATTTGTATATAGATTTTTATTTGGGAAAAATTTTGGGTTTTAAAATATCAAATCATGTTTTGTTTTCTAAGAAAGATTATGTTGCCATGGAAGATGTTATAGATATAGGTGAAGATGTAATTATAAATGATATAAAAAAAGATAATGGATTAGAATTTAAAGAAATCAAGGATATGGAGGTTATAGATACATTAGGAAGTGTAAAAGGAGTATTGGAGGACTTGATAATAGATAAACAAGATTATTCAATAAAAGGTATAGTAATAAGTTCAGGATTAATAGATAAGATGATAAAGGGGAAGGAAATAATTCTATTAAATAGATGCATATTGGGAGAAAAATACATATTATATACAGGAAATGAGGGCGTTTTGTTTAAATCTATGCCTCATAATATTGAAAGTTATCATGGAAGTAAGAAAGCATAA
- a CDS encoding AI-2E family transporter has translation MEVRKHKTILLIIILLCILGLITLYYFNSSIKTTINIILISFVLAYTLNPIRSIFEAKFKLSKRAASILVILMIIGMCITCIISIMPTLFTEISNVSNIFDNIESFLEGIYEKFNLAHIPGANTLYNEILEKGNLILANFSENAINNLIKISSNLITFAIVPIMMYYFLCDGDRIYNKVLLLLPTEKRTIVKKILNDIDKILTRYIASQLLLCGFIGVLTFILLIIFRVKFPLWISILNAIFNIIPYFGPIFGAVPAVVVALLDSPIKALWIVLGMFIIQQIEGNILCPKITGDSTDIHPFVIIILLLIGDKLGGFVGMILVVPIAVMLKVLYDDINYYLF, from the coding sequence ATGGAAGTAAGAAAGCATAAAACAATTTTACTAATAATAATTTTATTATGCATTTTAGGGCTTATTACATTGTATTATTTTAATAGTTCGATAAAAACAACTATAAATATTATTTTAATATCTTTTGTTTTAGCGTACACATTAAATCCTATTAGAAGTATTTTTGAAGCTAAATTTAAACTTAGTAAGAGAGCAGCATCTATATTAGTTATATTGATGATAATTGGGATGTGCATTACTTGTATTATTTCAATAATGCCAACATTATTTACAGAGATATCAAACGTAAGCAATATATTTGATAATATAGAAAGTTTTTTAGAAGGCATATATGAAAAATTTAATTTGGCGCATATTCCTGGAGCTAATACACTATATAATGAAATCTTAGAAAAAGGGAATTTGATTTTAGCGAATTTTTCTGAAAATGCTATAAATAATCTTATAAAAATTAGTAGTAATTTAATAACTTTTGCTATTGTTCCTATTATGATGTATTATTTTCTTTGCGATGGTGATAGAATATATAATAAGGTTTTATTACTATTGCCAACAGAAAAAAGAACGATAGTTAAAAAAATTTTAAATGATATAGATAAAATATTAACAAGATATATTGCAAGTCAACTGTTATTGTGTGGGTTTATAGGAGTACTAACATTTATTTTACTCATAATATTTAGAGTTAAATTTCCATTATGGATTTCAATATTAAATGCAATATTTAATATAATACCATATTTTGGCCCAATATTTGGTGCTGTACCCGCAGTAGTAGTAGCACTTCTCGATTCACCTATTAAAGCACTTTGGATTGTTCTGGGAATGTTTATAATTCAGCAGATAGAGGGAAATATTTTATGCCCTAAGATAACTGGGGATAGCACTGATATACATCCGTTTGTAATAATAATATTATTATTAATAGGAGATAAACTTGGTGGTTTTGTAGGAATGATATTGGTTGTGCCTATCGCTGTTATGTTAAAAGTCCTATATGATGATATAAATTATTATTTGTTTTAA
- the alaS gene encoding alanine--tRNA ligase has product MKITKTNDLREAYLKFFESKGHLKIDSFSLVPKNDKSLLLINAGMAPLKPYFTGLQEPPRTRVTTCQKCVRTGDIENVGITSRHGTFFEMLGNFSFGDYFKKEVIPWAWEFLTEVLQIPKEKLYVTIYLDDDEAYEFWTTLTDVDKTHIFRLGKEDNFWEHGAGPCGPCTEIHFSRTEEVPANAEEFVELSDADKIIEVWNLVFTQFDGDGKGNYEKLASTNIDTGMGLERLAVVMQNKNSIFEIDTLENILKEVGNIAKVKYGEDYKSDVSLRIITDHIRSITFMISDDIMPSNEGRGYVLRRLLRRAARHGKTLGIKDAFLCNLCDIVIRDCSSAYPELLSRKEYIKKVIKIEEDKFRETLDSGMEILNGFISELKENNEKVLKGADAFKLYDTFGFPMELTKEILEDEGLSLKEEDFHEEMKIQRERARSARKTSNYMGADVKISDSIGADIETIFDGYENDKLTAEVKVLIEGEDFVDSITEGNKAIIVTDITPFYAEMGGQIGDTGYIFNDSFKAKIVDTKKNIGGKIIHFAEVLSGEVKVNDKVSLEVDKERRESIKKHHTATHLLDRALVEVLGSHVHQAGSYVSSDRLRFDFSHFEGMTEEEIIKVEELVNEAITSVTPVVTKVMDLQEAKNTGAIGIFDDKYSDKVRVVMAGEYSKELCGGTHIDNTGKIGLFKIVSESGIAAGTRRIEAVIGKEAYNLVNEKKDLLKEISNKLKCSEKEVLGKLDQQVKELKEKEKEIVALKAKFASMGIDDIIVSAKAIKDINVISYELKDVDADALREVCEKVRDRVDNSIVLLMSENNGKVIICAMATKDAVAKGAHCGKLIKEVSAILGGGGGGRPDMAQAGGKLPEKIKEAISESYKIVETLAK; this is encoded by the coding sequence ATGAAAATTACAAAAACAAATGACTTGAGAGAAGCTTACTTAAAGTTCTTTGAAAGTAAAGGACATTTAAAGATAGATAGTTTTTCGCTAGTTCCAAAAAATGATAAGAGTTTATTACTAATTAATGCAGGAATGGCTCCGTTAAAGCCTTATTTCACAGGATTACAAGAACCGCCAAGAACAAGAGTTACAACTTGCCAAAAGTGTGTAAGGACTGGAGATATTGAGAATGTAGGGATAACAAGTAGACATGGTACTTTTTTTGAAATGCTTGGAAACTTTTCTTTTGGAGACTATTTTAAAAAGGAAGTAATTCCATGGGCGTGGGAATTCTTAACAGAAGTTTTACAGATTCCTAAGGAAAAATTATATGTAACAATATATTTAGATGATGATGAAGCATATGAATTTTGGACTACACTTACAGATGTAGATAAAACTCATATATTCAGATTAGGCAAAGAAGATAACTTCTGGGAGCATGGTGCTGGTCCTTGTGGTCCATGTACAGAAATTCATTTTAGTAGAACAGAAGAAGTTCCTGCTAATGCAGAAGAATTTGTAGAATTATCAGATGCAGATAAAATTATTGAAGTGTGGAATCTTGTGTTTACTCAATTTGACGGAGATGGAAAAGGCAATTATGAAAAACTTGCAAGTACCAATATAGATACAGGAATGGGACTTGAAAGACTTGCTGTTGTAATGCAAAATAAAAATAGCATATTTGAAATTGATACATTAGAAAACATATTAAAAGAAGTTGGTAACATTGCAAAGGTTAAATATGGAGAAGATTATAAGAGTGATGTTTCTTTAAGAATTATAACTGACCATATAAGATCTATAACATTTATGATTTCAGACGATATAATGCCATCTAATGAAGGAAGAGGATATGTTTTAAGAAGACTTCTTAGAAGAGCAGCAAGACATGGAAAAACTTTAGGAATCAAAGATGCGTTCCTTTGTAATTTATGTGATATAGTGATTAGAGATTGTAGTAGTGCATATCCAGAATTATTGTCGAGAAAAGAATATATTAAAAAGGTAATAAAAATAGAAGAAGATAAATTTAGAGAAACTTTAGATTCAGGAATGGAAATTTTAAATGGATTTATAAGTGAATTAAAAGAAAATAATGAGAAAGTTCTTAAAGGTGCTGATGCATTTAAGTTATACGATACATTTGGATTTCCAATGGAATTAACAAAAGAAATATTGGAAGATGAAGGGCTCTCTTTAAAAGAAGAAGACTTCCATGAAGAAATGAAAATTCAAAGAGAAAGAGCTAGAAGCGCAAGAAAGACATCTAATTATATGGGAGCAGACGTAAAAATTTCAGATTCTATAGGTGCAGATATTGAAACTATTTTTGATGGATATGAAAATGATAAGCTGACAGCAGAAGTTAAAGTACTAATTGAAGGTGAAGATTTTGTAGATAGTATAACTGAAGGGAATAAAGCTATTATAGTTACTGATATCACTCCATTCTATGCTGAAATGGGAGGACAAATAGGTGATACTGGTTATATATTCAATGACAGCTTTAAAGCTAAGATAGTTGATACTAAGAAAAACATTGGTGGAAAAATAATTCATTTTGCTGAAGTTTTGTCTGGTGAAGTTAAAGTTAATGATAAAGTGAGTTTAGAAGTAGATAAAGAAAGACGTGAAAGTATAAAGAAACATCATACTGCAACTCACTTATTAGATAGAGCGTTAGTTGAAGTTCTTGGTTCCCATGTACATCAAGCAGGATCATATGTAAGTAGTGATAGATTAAGATTTGACTTTTCTCATTTCGAAGGAATGACAGAAGAGGAAATTATTAAAGTTGAGGAGTTAGTTAATGAAGCAATCACAAGTGTAACTCCTGTTGTAACAAAGGTTATGGATCTTCAAGAAGCTAAGAATACTGGAGCAATAGGAATATTTGATGATAAATATTCTGACAAGGTTAGAGTGGTAATGGCTGGAGAATATTCAAAGGAACTATGTGGTGGTACACATATAGACAATACAGGTAAGATAGGATTGTTTAAAATTGTATCAGAAAGTGGAATTGCAGCAGGAACCAGAAGAATAGAAGCTGTAATCGGCAAAGAAGCTTATAATCTTGTGAATGAAAAGAAAGATTTATTAAAAGAAATTTCAAATAAATTAAAATGTTCAGAAAAAGAAGTTTTAGGTAAGCTTGATCAACAAGTTAAGGAATTAAAAGAAAAGGAAAAAGAAATAGTAGCTTTAAAGGCTAAGTTTGCATCAATGGGAATAGATGATATAATAGTATCAGCAAAAGCTATAAAAGATATTAATGTAATATCATATGAATTAAAAGACGTTGATGCAGATGCATTGAGAGAGGTTTGCGAGAAAGTAAGAGATAGGGTTGACAATAGCATAGTTTTACTTATGAGTGAGAACAATGGGAAAGTTATTATCTGCGCGATGGCAACTAAAGATGCAGTGGCTAAAGGAGCTCATTGTGGTAAGTTGATTAAAGAAGTATCCGCTATTCTTGGAGGCGGTGGTGGTGGAAGACCAGACATGGCTCAAGCAGGTGGAAAATTACCAGAAAAAATAAAAGAAGCTATTAGCGAATCTTATAAAATAGTTGAAACTTTGGCAAAATAG
- a CDS encoding IreB family regulatory phosphoprotein, with translation MSNNIEHTMQFDFTKNKEDLTKTILTEVYNSLKEKGYNPINQLVGYLISGDPTYITNYNGARALVRKLERDEILEEVIKSYLEIK, from the coding sequence ATGAGTAATAATATTGAACATACAATGCAATTTGATTTTACTAAGAATAAAGAAGATCTTACAAAAACAATATTAACAGAGGTTTATAATTCATTAAAAGAAAAAGGATATAACCCTATAAATCAATTAGTTGGATATTTGATTTCAGGAGACCCTACTTACATTACTAATTACAACGGAGCAAGAGCTTTAGTAAGAAAACTCGAAAGAGATGAGATACTAGAAGAAGTTATAAAATCTTATTTAGAGATAAAGTAG
- the ruvX gene encoding Holliday junction resolvase RuvX: protein MRILGLDVGSKTIGVAVSDPLGFTAQGLTTIRRTNKEKDIEEVKKFCDEYNVEVIVIGLPKNMNGTIGPSGEITMAFGELIKEKLNIEIKFWDERLTTVAAHKAMLEADLSRNKRKKIVDKIASTYILQGYLDMISR, encoded by the coding sequence TTGAGAATACTTGGACTAGATGTAGGATCAAAAACTATAGGAGTAGCAGTTTCAGATCCGTTAGGATTTACTGCACAAGGTTTAACTACAATAAGAAGAACTAATAAAGAAAAAGATATTGAAGAAGTGAAAAAGTTTTGTGATGAATATAATGTTGAAGTTATAGTAATTGGACTTCCAAAGAATATGAACGGAACAATAGGACCATCTGGAGAAATTACAATGGCTTTTGGAGAGTTGATAAAAGAAAAATTAAACATAGAAATAAAGTTTTGGGATGAACGTTTAACTACTGTTGCAGCACACAAAGCTATGTTAGAAGCTGATTTATCAAGAAATAAAAGAAAGAAGATTGTAGATAAAATAGCATCAACATATATACTTCAAGGATACTTAGATATGATTTCAAGATAA
- a CDS encoding DUF1292 domain-containing protein: MDKNAKYVYIPDEDGNDVKFEVIIYFEIEKLKGQYIVATPAFDDSDEAYAFKIFKDEDGSEVFVALEDDDDEFAMVLETYDTLMNEDGLFEE, encoded by the coding sequence ATGGATAAAAACGCAAAATATGTGTATATACCTGATGAAGACGGAAATGACGTTAAGTTTGAGGTTATAATATACTTTGAAATAGAAAAATTAAAAGGTCAATATATAGTTGCAACACCAGCATTTGATGATAGTGATGAGGCATATGCTTTTAAAATTTTTAAAGATGAAGATGGTAGTGAAGTGTTTGTAGCACTAGAAGATGATGATGATGAATTTGCAATGGTATTAGAAACTTATGATACTCTTATGAATGAAGACGGTTTATTTGAGGAGTAG
- a CDS encoding Fur family transcriptional regulator has protein sequence MDQPNLIDMNALKEDLKKKGYKLTPQRRSIVDAIIKNEGKHLTAEEIYDEVKQNCPEIGLATVYRTIILLEELGVISRLDLNDGCSRYEIVHSDETHRHHHLVCNICHKVSEVQDDLLEELETEIEQQYKFKILDHSVKFYGICEECQKKLNDE, from the coding sequence ATGGATCAACCAAATTTAATTGATATGAATGCCTTAAAAGAAGATTTAAAAAAAAAGGGTTATAAATTAACTCCTCAAAGAAGATCTATTGTTGATGCAATTATTAAGAATGAAGGTAAGCATTTAACTGCAGAAGAAATATATGATGAAGTAAAACAAAACTGTCCTGAAATAGGATTGGCGACAGTATATAGAACTATTATTTTATTAGAAGAGCTTGGAGTTATATCTAGATTAGATTTAAATGATGGATGTAGCAGATATGAAATTGTGCATTCTGATGAAACACATAGACATCATCATCTTGTATGCAACATTTGCCATAAAGTATCAGAAGTTCAAGATGATTTATTAGAAGAACTTGAAACAGAAATTGAGCAACAATATAAATTTAAAATTTTAGACCATAGTGTAAAGTTCTATGGTATATGTGAAGAATGTCAAAAAAAGCTAAATGATGAATAA